The sequence TTGGCAGATGGAATTAACAGACTGATCGAGCCAATTCTTGAACAATGTTCAATGTAATCTAAACACGCTGTTCTTAAATCACCAAGCTCAAACTGAGAAGCTCCACACAATAAACCTGAAAATTAAGGacggaaaaaaaatcatgagaTTGTGATTCGTGTAATTATAGCATTATATACTTGCCTAGctaaataacatgaaaattaAGGGTACACTGGGGAACATCACTAGTTTCATTGGAAAGCATACCATTTCTTCTTAGGGGCATGCTGCTTTTTGATTGTGCGTCttttgtccgtctgtctgtcccgcttcaggttaaagtttttggtcaaggtagttttggatgaagttgaagtccaatcaacttgaaacttagtatacatgttcctaTGTTATGATCTGTCtaattaaaatgtcaaattaagaGTTTTTAACCCAATTTCACTGTCCACTGAAAATAGAATATTATAGTGCCAGTTGGGTATCCGTGTATTATCATATGGATAcattattcttgtttttatcctttttttttaattatacaacTATTATCTTATTACGGCTGATCATTGGGTGCATTTTATTGGGAGGGGAATCCATAACGGCTGTAAATGCTTACCTGCCACATTTGATGCAGATATATCAACAGTACCACAATGCAAGTATTCGACAATTTTCTGGAAGTCCTCTAGTAGATATTTACTGACAGGTATGGTCAGATGGTGGTTAGTCTTAGgtgttttaaatttcttcttCGTCTGCACTTTGGGATTTTTGGCGGAAAATTCTAATTCCCTTTGCttcttcaaaattatattgtacAGTACTCTGAAATAATGTacaataaaagttatatttgaGTGCTATAAACTTTTGGTTAATGAATATTTGAACAAATAGAAGTGTGAATATAATGCAAAATAATTCTTgttcaaaaatttatttcattgcaATATACAAACTatctaaatgtattttaaagttataacttttttttaaaacttagggtaatgtccagtggcaaatattttaggCATGCTCTGAAAAAGAACGTTGTTAACTATGAATATGATTCCTCAAAATTGGAACTGAATCGGAATTATTTAAaacggttaaaaaaaaaaaaaaaaaaaccacatacaCACACACAGACACGACTCAGTTTCACCGAATAATATCCAGGGGTTGCGTTGTTGTACAGAATTTAGCGTTTTCAGATGCTACCATACTTGTACAGAATTTAGCGTTTTCAGATGCTATCATGCTTGTACAGAATTTAGCGTTTTCAGATGCTACCATGGTTGTACAGAAAACGTGTTCATCGTGCTCTGAGTATGTAATTCTCTAGTCatcattcaaattaaaaaaaagtctggtGATAGGATTTATAATCTATTATTAATAAGaaaaacgttaaacaaataCAGTGGATCTGATTGAGAAAGTCTATTTGACTTTACTCTTGCTTAATGATTTTTGACATAAGCACACATAATTACCTGCTTCGTGTTCCCATGATAGCCTTTACGCCGTAAACAGGAACTTTTTGGCTTCCAATAAGAAATGTAACATCACATAGTTCTGGCATTGAGATAATATATCGGAGATGACTTGATAAATCCATGGTATTTTGGAAATTCATCTTCTCTTTGGTTGATTGTTGATGCTGTTCATTCCAGATTTTGTCAAGTGTAGCGAAAGTTGTTGATTTGGCAGAAGAAATGTCTTTATATTCACCATCAGAGGAACCAGACCCAGACTCATAACCAGAAGAATAATctgaaacaaaattcaaaatagtatACATATTCCAACTTCTGATTCAAAAAGTCGATATGACGAGTTTAATGAAATATTGGTATTTAAGGCTTTTTTTAACGAGGAAACAGTAGTAATAACCTCACATAGGCGTAAAGAAAACACGTAGTATGAGAGAACATGTTATCTTTAGCAAAACAgtctcttttaaaattgttcgaTCTTACGCTTTAGaatcataataaaattgagagtgaaaatggggaatgtgtcaagagaaaacaacccaaccatagaacagacaacagcagaaggtcaccaataggttatcataataagtttattcaaataatGAATGAGGAAGGAACACTCAATTTAAACCTAAAAGTTAGCATTAAAATATTGACTGcatcctttttttatttgagtatGACCTGGGACTGTAATACACTAACTAGTAAAATGGTCCCAGGTATGACAAAAAGCTATtatatttaattgaataaaacttCAAAACGATTACAACAAACATTTTAACGTACGTAAGAATTTAACCAATCTTCTATATAGCTTTCTGGTCTTACAAATCACCAATTGGTTGTAAGTCAGTATGTCTGGTAAAAAGTGTTAGATCGATATTTCCAGTCTATTTCATACGATTTCcccattaaaaaaatcataaacaaattgTGCTTGTTATAATTTGTCTTTCGAAATAAAAAGCTAAGGCATACATATAAAGTTTAATGCCTACATGTGTAAATGCACGTTGTGCCAATGAATAATCCTTACCATTTGTGTAGCCCTGCTCTTCTTCAGTTGGAATCAGTTGAGTGTTGGATTCGCTTCTTTCCATTCTCAAATCTTAATATTTAGCACTAATTATAAAAAACACTGTGTGTAGCACTTTTAATATccgaataaaaatattatatttcgggggatatatataatatgatgaCACTAAACTGCTATCAAAACAATGAACGTTCAGCAAAAAATGAAAGTCTTCTTTGATGGCTTCCTATCTTTTTGATTCATAGAATAAAACGTCTTTGACAAAGACTCAaatgtgttgttgtttgtttaggAATTTGTCAGTGTGAATTTCGCACGTATTATGATTTAATCACaatgaaaacatataattttaaatcgGGGCAATTAGTGACCATCGAATGGATTACACATTAATTATCAGATTGTTTCATAATAGTGTAAAAACAGAATGAGATGACCAAATTAAATTAAGATGGCAgattatgaaataatatttgataatcGAAAGTTCTAATAAAACATGTCCAAACAACGTTAAAATTATATCCAATGACACTTTATGTCATAAAAATTAATCTAAACAATTAAGAACAAATTAAAGTGTATCACACTATCAATGGTCATTTCCATtcgaaataaacaaaacaaaaactgtaCTTTGTGCTGTTATATACAGTTTtatacagttttaaaaatatataaagcgtatatatttttaaaacaaatcttttaatactatcaatttttttttctgttcaaactttttaaaactagcatagttttcttttttctccatttttactttcaaagtgCAACATATTTTTACTCTAAAGCTTTAAAAGTTTAATACATACTATTTTTCTAATAATCATAGTTTTTACCAAATCAAAAGCAATGAACTAATACATGTTTGgtctttatgttttattattagaAGAATGGTGTTTGTATGCCGTATCATTGAAATATACATCGCAGCAAATATCCATCTATTATAGATGTCCTTAACTGTATCATTAGGGTTTTGTCTCACAAACCTAAAAACACCATCTCTATTAATTCATCTCCATAAATACCATTTTTTGCCCCATTTATACTGATAATAATTTTACTTCAATAATGTGTCCTTTGTTGCAATATATACAACAAAGACATATATACGTATGTCTCCATATACACCAATACTTATTTCAACTGTTTAAGTTTCCTACTCCTTGTAATAATACTCCGACTGAACATAGAACACATAAACATTTATGTTGAAataagtttcatattttttatttggcatCTCTTGTTAATATATTCCGTAACTAAATTATCTTACTTGATTAGGGTACTAACAACTCATGTGTTATCGTCCAGTGGCTAATATTATACGTCCATAAGAAAGACAATATACGAACCATTTTAACAGCCAATAGAACAAGATGGCATGCATGTGGAATACAATTGGTCTGGCTACAGACTACCTACGGACTCATTAagagtctttagtttttttcttatgCAGAGGGCATGGCAATATCTCTACATAAGACTATAGATTTAACATCCACATATACTAATTAGGCGTGGCTTCATCCCACACAACTAACAATTGGGACGCCAAACTTAAGCAAGGATGcagcaaattttgaaagtaaacattattttagacatattttgttaaaagagcgaattaattttagtcaacggTTTAGTAGTTGCTGATACAAGATATTTACACAGAGTTACAAAATCACAACtgaaaatgtgaatattttcagCTGAAGTTTGGGCCTCATAACTGGAGactttttagacatttttatcGAACTTTTCAgctgtcttttttttcatataaagcTACATATTTCTGATGTAATAGTATTAATAAGGGAAAACTATTATTATCATTAATCAAGGAtttctttacaaatttttgCATTAATGTTATCTCTTAACAAGATATATGTGAATTCTAAAATCACCTTTCTATTTTGCCTTTGTCATGTTAAAAATTGACGAAACACATATTATGACATCTGTAAACGCCAAATATGTCACTAACAGTAAATAAGCCCAAAGTATTTGTGATCGGTCACAGTTTCATCCGTAGATTGGAAAACTGGATGTTAAGAACGCAATCCGACTTATCAAGTTCTGTCGAAACAAAGCTTCATGGCCAGGGGGTAGACAGGAGAAAAGTACAACTCGCAAAAGATGTCAAGCGCTTAAAAATGTAGGTGTTCCTTCTGATATTATAGACTAAAAAGAAGATTAATAAAGAACTCAGCAACATAAAGTTAAGTAGCGTCAAGTATTGGAGACATCAAAGCACGTGGCAGAAGACTAAATACTTTGATAAAGACGGGGAACATCTAAATAATGATGGACACTTTAAATTCTTCTGTTCTATTCGCATGTGTGCAAAACTGtacttaacaaataaatatagatatgtATGTTCATCAATAggtctttatattattttgtaagtAACCCACGActcatattattattatatattgatataaggTTACAAAACGTCTCAGGTACGAAACGACCTAGTAAGTTACGAATCGACTAGTTACAAAACCACCTGCACCCATTATGACAAAGTcctctattttttttgtacaggaaagtcaataaacaattacattaaaGGGCCAAacatatacattaatttaaaaatcaggatgaaaaagttttttttattcataaaggGGCAGACCTCTAGAAAGGTTAAAGTGATgctacaaaaattcaaaattgacctgtgttttgtggtaataagccttgtgtataagtttcataacattttgttgaGGCAAGCTCAAAAGTTGGAGACTGGAAACCAATTTGGGATGtatggacaagggtaaaacttaatgccctcTCCACTATGGCAAaatcgggggggggggggggggggggggtaaaaataataaacaatgttATCTGTAGCTGCATGTGAAGTCATCAAAACTCTTCAGTAATCAAATGTCGTGTGTACGTTAGTTGGTCACCCTAAGTGAATGAGTGGGGTATCAGAACTGTATGTCATTATGTTATACCTTATATAGAAACAATAAACTAGAACTTTAATTGAACCTCAACTTAgataaaagatttgtttttaattatgccccacctacgatagtagaggggcattatgttttttgatttgtgcgtccgttcgtccgtccgtccgtctgttacacttcaggttaaagtttttggtcaaggtagtttttgatgaagttgaagtccaatcaacttgaaacttagtatacatgttccctttgataagatcattttaatgccaaattagagaatttattccaatttcacggtccagtaaacatagacaagaggctgtcacaacgacagcaaaccggatttattaacatttatttgtgtcctggcaatatcacaagaaccattactgatgattggtgaaagtgaaaatcgtcaatatcaaatttgacctccattttgtcatcagtatcaacatattaaaatttgaaaagctttggatgaatggttcatgagtaaatgcaacaacgtgaatggaaaagCTATTTTACTATCTTTCAAGAActataactcctgaacggtaaaagtcaaaatcgtcattattgaacttgacctctattttgtcatcagtaacaacatattaaaatttaaaaagctttggttgaatggttcatgagaaaatgcacggacacgactggaaacaccatttttcaatatttcaagaaccataactcctgaacagtaaaagtcaaaatcgtcattattgaacttgacctccattttgtcatcagtaacatattaaaatttgtgaagctttggaagaacagttcatgcgtaaatgcacggactggaaacgccattttacaatctttcaagaaccataactcctgaagggtaaaagtcaaaatcgccattatcgaacttgaccttcatttagttgacagtaacaacatattaaaattttaaaagctttgtttgaacggttcatgagttaatgcacggacaacatttgattgctgCCCCCGACCATCTCCAAATCAATAAccaacatttttgtcacaaaaatccggttaaaaatgatagtgcaagttgggcatccgtgtactgtggacacattcttgttgttgTTGACTCAAGTTCAATCCAATGCCTAGTGTAGATAGAATGCCACCCTTTCTGCATGTTAAGAAACTTGCAACAACTTTTTGAGGAAATTGAAAGTCATCTACTGAAATGCCAATTTTTTTTCCGATTCAATGAACTTCCATTTTCCAATGCATGGCATATCCAAAGGAGTAGGTAgctgcattcgtgttcatccttaatattgaaatgtaagttgtattttatgtgcgcccactttcatttttgacaaaaaacatctgaaatatgtcgttttttggcatatttgagagatttttcatatttgagcttgaattggaccttttttaatgactaaatcagttaaaatctttcagaaaaactaattgaatcaagtgaaatagacacctaagtgtttaaaaagtggtcaaaatctttcgtcagacgaaactgaaatttgaggccaaaatgagtccttaccagacctactcctttcaagACCTTCATTCTGGATAACCACTAATTGTTTTTGGCCTcaacatgcatgaactatttgccactagacatttagcaatcaataaatcaaacaactagctttcagtaacttctagtactctcagatctaCGTGTAATGACCATAATTATACGTTTTTAAAGCAGGTAGGCATTTACAGAACAGGATGTAAGGAAATCTAAATTTCATGAACTTTGTAAGATAGTTTGAACACAACAGAacttgtttttgatgaattgactgtgtgtgtgtgtatgttTTTGTGTGGCTGGGAGAGGGTTAAGAATTTAGAATCAAAAGTTGAATGGTCAATGCGTAGTCCTAAAGTTAGTGCTTTTATGTAGTAGTCTCAGTATTTACATACAATGTAGGATCATCTATTTGCTTTATTAAAAGATGTACATATCAATTGTGTTCAATCAGAAACAGGTTGTGCTGCTTTATAAAGGGCTTTGCTGGGCAATCCATATTTGTTATatcgatatttaaaaaaaatctatttccgATTGCACTGACAGTTGATCAGCCAGAtgttattgtagaattatgtttattttttcaacattcttttttgtttaagCTGCCCCAATACCCCCAGACACAATTTATGCCTACGGTTTATTGGATATCTAGCTACACCCCTGCTAGGAgtttaatagttttatttaaaaacttttgtgATAATTGCACctgatgtatatttttttgtattggtAGACATGGTagaaaatttgtattatttcCCCCTTTCAAGTAAAGGTATTTGCAGTATTTTTAACCTAAATAAATCTGCAAATATAGTGCTGCTCcaagttgaaaaaatatatttcagtgtcattttatttaaaaacatccAACAACTATCCCAGTACATTAAAGTCATAGTCTCCATCAGCGTCCTCACCAGTTCCCATCGTC is a genomic window of Mytilus trossulus isolate FHL-02 chromosome 1, PNRI_Mtr1.1.1.hap1, whole genome shotgun sequence containing:
- the LOC134707809 gene encoding serine-enriched protein-like is translated as MYTILNFVSDYSSGYESGSGSSDGEYKDISSAKSTTFATLDKIWNEQHQQSTKEKMNFQNTMDLSSHLRYIISMPELCDVTFLIGSQKVPVYGVKAIMGTRSRVLYNIILKKQRELEFSAKNPKVQTKKKFKTPKTNHHLTIPVSKYLLEDFQKIVEYLHCGTVDISASNVAGLLCGASQFELGDLRTACLDYIEHCSRIGSISLLIPSAKRYSHHSSGKTLISVIIAASKRTTVV